In Pseudothermotoga hypogea DSM 11164 = NBRC 106472, the following are encoded in one genomic region:
- a CDS encoding lipoate--protein ligase family protein, with the protein MFLLKTWNFPAKTNMAIDVVLAEMASQPLLRLYSWARPTISLGKHQKRIELNREYMEKAGIECVVRPTGGRAVLHWDELTYAFMVPSSHELAKKNLEDFHRTISERIFSALRKLDLPVEIEPRKGQVTKSPACFESPSMYEITLNGKKLVGSAQMRTKDFVLEHGSILFRTHVEEYARCLNLDPASLKDKFIGLEEVKDVSLENLSEKLVESFGELFGPIEYFTLNCELLNRVYEREDQFACPVS; encoded by the coding sequence ATGTTTCTTTTGAAGACTTGGAACTTTCCTGCGAAGACGAACATGGCGATCGATGTAGTCTTAGCAGAGATGGCGAGTCAACCTTTGCTCAGGCTGTACAGCTGGGCAAGACCCACGATTTCGCTCGGAAAGCACCAGAAACGGATCGAGTTGAACAGAGAGTACATGGAAAAGGCGGGCATCGAGTGCGTCGTCAGACCGACGGGTGGCAGGGCGGTGCTGCACTGGGACGAGCTCACCTATGCTTTCATGGTGCCGAGTTCACACGAGCTTGCGAAGAAGAACCTGGAAGATTTCCACAGAACGATCAGCGAAAGAATCTTCTCGGCGTTGCGAAAACTCGATCTGCCAGTCGAAATAGAGCCACGAAAGGGGCAGGTCACGAAGAGCCCTGCGTGTTTCGAATCGCCGTCCATGTACGAGATCACTCTGAACGGAAAGAAATTGGTGGGAAGCGCCCAGATGAGGACGAAAGATTTCGTACTCGAACATGGTTCAATACTTTTTAGAACACACGTTGAAGAGTACGCAAGATGCTTGAACCTGGACCCTGCCAGCTTGAAAGACAAATTCATCGGTCTGGAGGAAGTGAAAGACGTGTCTTTGGAAAATCTTTCAGAGAAGTTGGTCGAATCTTTCGGCGAACTTTTTGGACCCATCGAGTATTTCACGCTCAACTGTGAGCTTTTGAACAGAGTCTACGAAAGGGAGGATCAGTTCGCTTGCCCGGTAAGTTGA
- the rsmI gene encoding 16S rRNA (cytidine(1402)-2'-O)-methyltransferase: MLDMTIRGIKALREADVILAEDTRRTLKLLKFYRIENKQILSYGVHNQTKSIPSILKLLSEGKKVCLVTDSGMPSVADPGGHLVDACWRKGIELDVMPGPSALTCAMALCGFDTSRVLFTGFLPRGKKRRKFLREMKGKKLVLVFFEAAIRMQATLKDVLEILGDCEIFVGREMTKMFQQLYRGKVSEALELFKDTKGEITVALNLKGREES; encoded by the coding sequence ATGTTAGACATGACCATAAGGGGAATCAAAGCGCTCAGAGAGGCGGACGTCATCTTGGCCGAGGACACGAGAAGAACGTTGAAACTGCTCAAGTTTTACAGGATAGAGAACAAACAGATTCTGTCCTACGGTGTTCACAACCAGACCAAAAGTATACCTTCGATCCTCAAGCTCCTCAGCGAGGGAAAAAAGGTGTGCTTAGTGACGGATTCGGGCATGCCGTCGGTGGCCGATCCGGGAGGGCATTTGGTGGACGCTTGTTGGAGAAAAGGTATCGAACTCGATGTGATGCCCGGTCCGAGTGCGCTCACGTGTGCGATGGCGCTCTGTGGGTTCGACACTTCGCGCGTGCTCTTTACAGGTTTTCTTCCTCGCGGCAAGAAGAGGAGAAAGTTTTTGAGAGAGATGAAAGGAAAGAAACTCGTTCTGGTGTTCTTCGAAGCGGCGATCAGGATGCAGGCAACACTGAAGGATGTGCTGGAGATCTTGGGTGACTGTGAGATCTTCGTTGGAAGAGAGATGACGAAGATGTTCCAACAGCTGTACAGGGGCAAGGTGAGCGAGGCGTTGGAACTTTTCAAAGACACCAAGGGTGAGATAACGGTCGCTCTGAACCTCAAGGGGAGGGAAGAATCTTGA
- the rsmG gene encoding 16S rRNA (guanine(527)-N(7))-methyltransferase RsmG has translation MNVENAYCEKLREILKSYGIDMNEQKIELIARYLLLLIDAPINVSGIEDFESAVHKHVVDVLLPVSWLEGRLLDVGTGGGVPGVVLSIVYPITSVLVDSSKKKTVWLSNTIEKLGLKNVEVVCERIENLADRYRESFDYVTARAVAPLRILFELCAPFCKINGLLLLYKGPNWPEEMTQAKRAAEILKVKLEESVEYRLSGGERRVLLKFRKFAPTEKTYPRETKKILKRPL, from the coding sequence ATGAACGTTGAAAACGCTTACTGTGAAAAGCTTCGAGAAATTTTGAAGAGCTATGGTATTGATATGAACGAGCAGAAAATCGAGCTGATCGCTCGCTATCTTTTGTTGCTCATCGATGCACCCATCAATGTGTCGGGCATCGAAGATTTTGAATCTGCGGTTCACAAACACGTTGTCGACGTTCTCTTGCCTGTCAGTTGGCTCGAGGGTAGACTGCTGGACGTTGGTACCGGTGGAGGAGTTCCGGGTGTGGTACTCTCGATAGTGTATCCGATCACGAGTGTCTTGGTCGATTCCTCGAAAAAGAAAACAGTGTGGCTTTCGAACACGATTGAAAAGCTCGGATTGAAAAACGTCGAGGTGGTCTGTGAGAGGATAGAAAACCTCGCCGATCGCTACAGAGAAAGCTTCGATTACGTCACGGCGCGCGCCGTGGCACCTTTGAGGATCCTTTTTGAACTCTGCGCGCCGTTCTGCAAGATCAACGGGCTGTTGCTTCTCTACAAAGGACCGAACTGGCCTGAAGAGATGACGCAGGCGAAAAGGGCTGCTGAGATTTTGAAAGTTAAACTCGAAGAAAGCGTCGAGTACAGACTCTCGGGTGGTGAAAGAAGGGTGCTCTTGAAGTTCAGAAAATTCGCACCGACGGAAAAAACCTATCCGAGGGAAACGAAGAAGATCTTGAAGCGTCCACTGTGA